In Risungbinella massiliensis, a single window of DNA contains:
- the tsaE gene encoding tRNA (adenosine(37)-N6)-threonylcarbamoyltransferase complex ATPase subunit type 1 TsaE, with product MEQSYYYLSRSPEETKAFANRLGKLLLPGDVLALEGDLGAGKTTFSQGLARGLGVDEQIDSPTFTICKEYVGRIPFYHMDVYRLSGPEDSLDLDEYLDGDGVCLVEWASRIEEILPEETVWISIGILEDGTRELVIAQRNGRSKELSKELQMK from the coding sequence ATGGAGCAATCATACTATTATTTGTCTAGATCTCCAGAGGAGACAAAAGCTTTTGCTAATCGCTTAGGAAAACTATTATTGCCTGGAGATGTGTTGGCATTAGAAGGAGATCTAGGGGCGGGCAAAACTACCTTTTCACAAGGTCTTGCAAGAGGATTAGGTGTAGACGAACAAATTGATAGTCCAACTTTTACGATATGCAAAGAGTATGTTGGACGTATTCCGTTTTACCATATGGATGTTTATCGTTTGTCTGGTCCGGAGGATAGCTTGGATTTAGATGAATATTTGGATGGAGACGGAGTTTGCTTGGTTGAGTGGGCTTCCAGAATAGAAGAGATTTTGCCAGAAGAAACGGTTTGGATCTCTATTGGTATATTAGAGGATGGGACGCGAGAGCTAGTAATCGCTCAACGAAATGGGCGTTCAAAGGAACTTAGTAAGGAGTTACAAATGAAATGA
- a CDS encoding CPBP family intramembrane glutamic endopeptidase codes for MCIYIHHIFTINHRSDWRQWLQKPQERLWTIISLIIGAFPISILVMNTSLVKNASLVIIISYLLFVLINPWFEEGYWRGVMLNAFPNHPKWVSVLYSSFFYAISHPLMWGVFSIANQHWQVLSFTFILGIVWSIAYLRSKSLRWIIFAHFLTDIGNLAVFTFLNLYIPPGM; via the coding sequence TTGTGTATATATATTCATCATATATTTACAATAAACCATCGGTCTGATTGGAGACAGTGGCTTCAAAAACCACAAGAACGACTATGGACGATTATTTCACTTATCATTGGAGCATTTCCTATCAGTATTTTAGTGATGAATACATCGTTAGTGAAAAATGCCTCTTTGGTTATTATTATTTCGTATTTACTTTTTGTCCTGATTAATCCTTGGTTTGAAGAAGGTTATTGGCGTGGTGTTATGTTAAATGCTTTCCCAAATCATCCGAAGTGGGTCTCTGTTCTCTATTCAAGCTTTTTTTACGCAATTAGCCATCCCTTGATGTGGGGTGTATTCTCTATTGCGAATCAACATTGGCAAGTACTGTCCTTTACTTTTATACTTGGTATTGTCTGGAGTATTGCTTATCTTAGATCGAAAAGCTTACGCTGGATCATATTTGCCCATTTTCTGACGGATATAGGGAACTTGGCTGTATTCACTTTTCTAAATTTATATATTCCACCAGGAATGTAA
- a CDS encoding Bax inhibitor-1/YccA family protein, with the protein MDQPRFPGFETQVPNVARRTNDRFFNKVFGWMFAGLSLTAIIAFVINSQIDVPLLLSLEGGMGFFWGALITEIVIVFALSFLINRIGPSTAAILFFLYAAVNGVTFSIFIAFFGLGTAGSAFFIAAGMFGLSTLFGMVTKRDLSKIGSIAIMALLGIMLASLVNIFFIKSGLFSLIVSYVVVILFCVVTAFEVKAYKQINESVYMDESARTKFTIFAAFNLYINFIAILKNLMYILGSDD; encoded by the coding sequence GTGGATCAACCTCGTTTTCCGGGTTTTGAAACTCAAGTGCCAAACGTTGCAAGAAGAACGAATGATCGATTCTTCAACAAAGTGTTTGGTTGGATGTTTGCAGGTCTATCATTGACCGCGATCATCGCGTTTGTTATTAACTCTCAAATTGATGTTCCGTTGCTACTTAGCTTAGAAGGCGGAATGGGCTTTTTCTGGGGAGCTTTGATTACGGAGATTGTGATTGTGTTTGCTCTCAGTTTCTTGATTAATCGCATTGGTCCAAGTACTGCAGCGATCCTTTTCTTCCTATATGCGGCAGTTAATGGTGTGACCTTTAGTATTTTTATTGCATTCTTCGGATTAGGTACTGCTGGTTCCGCATTCTTCATTGCAGCTGGGATGTTTGGTCTTTCTACCCTGTTTGGGATGGTAACCAAACGTGACCTTTCTAAAATCGGTAGCATTGCTATTATGGCCTTGCTTGGTATTATGTTGGCAAGCTTAGTCAACATTTTCTTTATCAAAAGTGGATTGTTCTCTTTAATCGTTTCCTATGTAGTCGTGATCTTGTTCTGTGTAGTTACTGCTTTTGAAGTAAAAGCATACAAACAAATCAACGAAAGTGTCTACATGGATGAGAGTGCTCGTACTAAATTTACGATCTTCGCAGCTTTTAACCTGTACATCAACTTCATCGCTATTTTGAAAAACCTGATGTATATCCTTGGTAGCGACGATTAA
- a CDS encoding NAD(P)-dependent oxidoreductase, with translation MHKLRVGFIGLGIMGRSMAAHIAKAGYPVVVWNRTASKMADASEWGAIPATSPKEVAKQSDVVITIVGDTPDVLEVVEGPNGIVEGASEGLIYIDMSTISPEETRQLAERLESKGIHMLDAPVSGGDVGAKNGTLSIMVGGKEDTLEKVRPILEAMGSSIVHCGPSGAGQTVKACNQILCGLNLLSMVEALSFAHKSGVDLDKMIEVTSKGAGGSWALANLAPRVVKGDLEPGFSVRFQQKDLGIVLEEAKALNLPLSGTSLVHQLLRSAQAMGLDEAGTQSLIKVLERLGDFQLTDRN, from the coding sequence ATGCATAAATTACGTGTTGGATTTATTGGATTAGGGATCATGGGAAGATCCATGGCGGCACATATTGCAAAGGCAGGCTACCCAGTAGTAGTCTGGAACCGCACCGCAAGCAAGATGGCAGATGCGAGCGAGTGGGGAGCAATCCCAGCAACAAGCCCCAAAGAAGTGGCAAAACAGAGCGATGTGGTAATCACTATCGTGGGAGATACACCAGATGTATTAGAAGTGGTAGAAGGGCCCAATGGAATAGTAGAAGGTGCTAGTGAAGGGCTTATTTATATCGATATGAGTACGATCTCTCCAGAAGAGACACGGCAATTGGCTGAGCGTCTTGAATCAAAAGGAATTCACATGCTCGATGCTCCTGTAAGCGGTGGAGATGTAGGCGCCAAGAATGGTACTCTCTCCATTATGGTAGGGGGAAAAGAAGATACATTGGAGAAAGTACGACCAATACTCGAGGCAATGGGTTCCTCTATTGTCCACTGTGGACCATCTGGAGCAGGACAAACAGTGAAGGCTTGTAATCAGATCCTATGTGGACTCAATTTGCTCAGTATGGTGGAAGCGCTCAGTTTTGCGCATAAATCTGGGGTTGACCTAGACAAGATGATTGAAGTGACCAGTAAAGGAGCAGGGGGATCATGGGCGCTTGCTAATCTAGCTCCAAGAGTAGTAAAAGGGGACTTGGAACCAGGTTTCTCTGTACGTTTCCAGCAAAAAGACCTTGGTATTGTGTTAGAAGAGGCCAAAGCACTCAACTTACCTTTATCAGGAACCTCCTTGGTTCACCAGTTACTGCGCTCCGCCCAAGCAATGGGCTTGGATGAGGCGGGAACCCAGTCCTTGATCAAAGTATTGGAGCGGCTGGGTGATTTTCAGTTAACTGATCGTAATTAG
- a CDS encoding thioredoxin family protein, producing MELTTWFDRGITYDQYVSSMQVNQEELLSLYKKISLSEEEKVHFGALHDREWKVIVLTADWCGDALLCVPVLKRIAEVANLDLRFLIRDENLELMDQYLTNGTSRAIPIFIFMDSQGNEIAVWGPRSPEVQARIQELRSTLPAKEDPTFEEKQKAMYAKFRQEILLMPSVWQSVKNSILKQLTKVAQEKKHA from the coding sequence ATGGAATTGACAACTTGGTTTGACAGAGGAATAACGTATGATCAGTATGTTTCGAGCATGCAGGTGAACCAGGAGGAACTTTTGTCCCTGTATAAGAAAATATCATTGAGTGAAGAAGAAAAGGTTCACTTTGGGGCACTTCATGATCGGGAGTGGAAGGTAATAGTCTTGACTGCTGATTGGTGTGGAGATGCTCTTCTTTGTGTACCAGTCTTAAAACGGATTGCGGAAGTGGCAAATCTCGACCTTCGGTTCCTTATTCGTGATGAGAACTTGGAACTGATGGATCAATATTTGACCAATGGAACCTCCAGAGCGATTCCGATCTTTATTTTTATGGATTCTCAAGGAAATGAAATAGCGGTATGGGGACCAAGATCACCTGAGGTACAAGCTAGAATTCAAGAATTGCGATCTACATTGCCAGCTAAAGAAGATCCTACTTTTGAAGAAAAACAAAAAGCGATGTACGCAAAATTCCGTCAGGAGATTCTTTTGATGCCCAGTGTTTGGCAATCCGTAAAAAATAGCATTCTAAAACAGTTGACTAAGGTAGCTCAGGAGAAAAAACATGCATAA
- the cmpA gene encoding cortex morphogenetic protein CmpA, translating into MPNWLQKQLMQAYHSKDRYQILFLNRCWFQFCNKERSKPSFDGDISFNRNHPTV; encoded by the coding sequence ATGCCAAATTGGTTACAAAAACAATTAATGCAAGCCTATCATTCCAAAGACCGTTATCAAATCCTATTTTTAAACCGATGCTGGTTTCAATTTTGCAACAAAGAGCGTAGCAAACCTAGCTTCGATGGTGATATTTCCTTTAATAGAAACCACCCAACCGTATAA
- a CDS encoding Tex family protein produces MENIEMYELIAKELGLKPNQVKVTVELMEEGNTIPFIARYRKERTGELDEEQLRSISERYQYLKQLNQRREEILRLIEEQGKLTDELRAKIEKATKLQELEDLYLPFRPKRKTRASIAKEKGLEPLARYMLEADTEESVEQEALKYLTEENGLDVQTAIQGAKDILAEEIAEDADIRKWVREYTWDHGLVSSKAKEEEMDERTVYEMYYDYQEPIRSMPSHRVLAVNRGQREEVLKVKLQVAEESILEHLHSWFPKRGLSYLIEIAADSYKRLIAPSIEREVHAQLTEKAEEQAIFIFSENLRQLLLQPPIVGKVVLGVDPAFRTGCKIAVVDETGKVLEIDVIYPTAPHHRTEEAKSRVLELLDQYPIDMIAIGNGTASRETEQFVAEMLKETSRKIYYVIVNEAGASVYSASKIAKEEFPDLDAARRSAVSIARRLQDPLAELVKIDPKSVGVGQYQHDVSQKQLGESLTTVVESAVNYVGVNVNTASAPLLQYVSGVSASVAKNIVKRREEIGKFTTRAELKKVPRLGAKTFEQCIGFLRISEGENPLDKTPIHPESYSVVEQLLELLGETAEAIGSEALNAKLRQLSIHDTADQLGCGIPTLKDIVEALLRPGRDPREEMPKPLLRSDVLELDDLEVGMQLQGTVRNVVDFGAFVDIGLKNDGLVHISKMSERFVRNPMDIVAVGDIVEVWVQSIDKDRQRVGLSMVKPKD; encoded by the coding sequence ATGGAAAATATAGAAATGTATGAACTAATCGCAAAAGAGCTAGGTTTGAAACCGAACCAAGTAAAAGTAACCGTGGAACTAATGGAAGAGGGAAATACGATCCCTTTTATTGCTCGATATCGAAAGGAACGCACTGGTGAATTAGATGAAGAACAGTTGCGTAGCATATCAGAGCGTTATCAATATTTAAAACAGTTGAATCAGCGACGAGAGGAAATTCTCCGTCTTATAGAAGAACAAGGGAAATTAACGGATGAACTACGTGCAAAGATAGAAAAAGCAACCAAACTACAAGAATTAGAAGACTTATATCTGCCATTCCGCCCGAAGCGAAAGACTCGTGCCTCGATTGCAAAGGAAAAAGGATTAGAGCCACTCGCTCGCTATATGCTAGAAGCAGATACAGAAGAGAGCGTAGAACAAGAAGCGTTGAAGTATTTAACGGAAGAAAATGGACTAGATGTTCAGACAGCGATCCAAGGGGCCAAAGATATTCTTGCTGAAGAGATAGCAGAAGATGCGGATATAAGAAAATGGGTTAGAGAGTATACATGGGATCATGGATTGGTATCTTCCAAAGCAAAAGAAGAAGAGATGGACGAACGGACTGTGTATGAAATGTACTATGATTATCAGGAGCCAATTCGATCTATGCCATCTCATAGAGTATTGGCTGTGAATCGTGGTCAACGAGAAGAGGTTCTTAAGGTAAAGCTACAGGTTGCAGAGGAATCGATTTTAGAACATCTACATAGTTGGTTTCCAAAACGAGGCCTTTCCTACTTAATAGAGATCGCAGCTGATAGTTATAAGCGACTTATTGCCCCTTCTATTGAACGGGAAGTTCATGCTCAACTAACCGAAAAGGCCGAAGAGCAAGCAATCTTTATTTTTTCTGAGAATTTACGGCAATTGCTTTTACAACCACCGATTGTTGGCAAGGTTGTCCTAGGGGTTGACCCTGCATTTCGGACAGGTTGTAAGATAGCTGTAGTGGATGAAACAGGAAAAGTATTGGAGATCGATGTGATCTATCCAACTGCGCCTCATCATCGGACAGAAGAGGCCAAATCGCGGGTATTAGAGCTACTCGATCAATACCCAATTGATATGATCGCGATCGGAAACGGAACGGCATCTCGGGAGACAGAACAGTTTGTTGCCGAAATGCTAAAAGAGACATCACGCAAAATTTACTATGTGATTGTGAATGAAGCAGGGGCTAGTGTTTACAGTGCTTCTAAGATTGCGAAAGAAGAGTTCCCGGATTTGGATGCAGCTCGTAGAAGTGCCGTCTCCATTGCACGCCGCCTACAAGATCCACTAGCTGAGTTAGTCAAAATTGATCCCAAATCTGTTGGGGTGGGTCAGTATCAACATGATGTCTCTCAAAAACAGCTAGGAGAAAGCCTTACGACAGTTGTAGAATCTGCTGTAAACTATGTAGGGGTAAATGTAAATACAGCTTCTGCTCCTTTACTACAGTATGTTTCGGGAGTAAGTGCGAGTGTCGCTAAAAATATCGTGAAACGACGAGAAGAAATCGGCAAATTCACTACACGTGCAGAGCTGAAAAAAGTTCCTCGCTTAGGGGCCAAAACATTTGAACAGTGCATCGGATTTCTCCGGATCAGTGAAGGGGAGAACCCATTAGATAAGACTCCTATTCACCCAGAATCGTATTCAGTGGTAGAGCAATTATTGGAACTTTTGGGAGAAACGGCGGAAGCGATCGGATCCGAGGCACTTAATGCTAAGTTGCGTCAACTATCTATTCATGACACAGCGGATCAGTTGGGATGTGGTATTCCTACGCTAAAAGATATTGTGGAAGCTCTCTTGCGACCAGGTAGAGATCCACGTGAAGAGATGCCTAAGCCTTTGTTACGCTCTGATGTTTTGGAGTTAGATGATCTGGAGGTTGGGATGCAATTACAAGGCACTGTCCGGAATGTAGTAGACTTTGGGGCATTTGTAGATATTGGATTGAAAAATGATGGTCTTGTACATATTTCTAAAATGAGTGAGCGATTCGTGCGAAACCCAATGGATATTGTAGCAGTCGGTGACATTGTAGAAGTATGGGTTCAATCGATTGACAAAGACCGTCAGAGAGTAGGACTTAGTATGGTGAAACCCAAAGATTAA
- a CDS encoding YopX family protein — protein MELKYKAINIRTKQVSEQVTILQDGLVEIEWTSGALTKYLPEQIDRDLTRYFSKQLTKEINLVRWIGLTDKNGRRIFEDDIVAITEDDGYKTQYLVCWDPQQNQFCLHWLAFVRGGQYVKQLSDVKLCESEITNTALLLTDPS, from the coding sequence ATGGAATTGAAATATAAAGCTATTAACATACGAACAAAGCAAGTATCAGAACAGGTAACCATACTTCAAGATGGTTTAGTGGAGATTGAGTGGACAAGTGGAGCCTTAACAAAATATTTACCGGAACAAATAGACCGAGATTTGACTAGATATTTTTCAAAGCAACTTACAAAAGAAATAAATCTTGTTCGTTGGATTGGATTAACAGATAAGAACGGAAGAAGAATTTTCGAAGATGATATCGTAGCAATTACAGAAGATGATGGTTATAAAACGCAATACTTAGTATGCTGGGATCCCCAGCAGAATCAATTTTGTCTTCACTGGCTAGCGTTTGTTCGAGGAGGACAATATGTCAAACAATTATCTGATGTGAAATTATGTGAATCAGAAATCACCAATACTGCTCTTTTATTGACTGATCCGTCCTAA
- a CDS encoding RNA ligase family protein → MKKYMDIERYGKKDTIIFTVGDPIMIQEKLDGSNASIKRDGNRLLAYSRNQELSEDNTLRGFYEWVQTLTVEDFQEGFLYFGEWLVRHKLHYGEEAMDQFYLFDVYDLNKETYLHPTDYRSLIPSYIKKVPVLYDGPYQSDEHLQSFVGKTMFSIQAGEGIVIKNTAYRNRYGNQKFVKWVTDSFAEKAKVKKQQAPKKCKEQEIAQLYITPARVEKMLYKLIDEGIMPDNYGRQEMGIIMKHLVPRLYEDVLKEESDEMPKGFDSKLLQKEIGKIAVIMIKKQFQKVKSP, encoded by the coding sequence ATGAAAAAATATATGGATATTGAACGATATGGCAAAAAAGATACCATTATCTTTACAGTCGGAGACCCTATTATGATACAGGAGAAGTTAGACGGATCGAATGCCTCTATCAAACGGGACGGAAACCGATTGCTCGCATATTCGCGGAATCAGGAGCTGTCCGAAGACAATACATTGCGCGGATTCTATGAATGGGTTCAAACTCTTACCGTAGAGGATTTCCAAGAAGGGTTTCTCTATTTTGGAGAATGGTTGGTTCGTCACAAGCTACACTATGGAGAAGAAGCGATGGATCAATTTTATCTCTTTGATGTCTATGACTTAAACAAAGAAACCTATCTACATCCTACTGATTATCGTTCCTTAATCCCCTCGTATATCAAGAAAGTCCCTGTATTATATGATGGGCCTTATCAATCTGACGAACATCTACAATCATTTGTAGGGAAAACGATGTTTTCGATCCAAGCAGGAGAAGGAATCGTGATTAAAAATACCGCATATCGGAACCGCTATGGAAATCAGAAATTTGTGAAATGGGTAACGGATTCATTTGCAGAAAAAGCGAAAGTGAAGAAACAGCAAGCTCCAAAGAAATGCAAAGAGCAAGAAATAGCCCAACTATATATCACTCCAGCCCGTGTGGAAAAAATGCTCTATAAACTAATCGATGAAGGAATCATGCCAGACAATTATGGACGACAAGAGATGGGAATCATCATGAAACATTTGGTACCTCGTCTCTATGAAGATGTATTGAAAGAGGAGTCTGATGAGATGCCGAAGGGTTTCGATTCCAAGCTACTTCAAAAGGAAATCGGGAAAATTGCAGTTATCATGATCAAAAAACAATTTCAAAAAGTAAAATCCCCCTAG
- a CDS encoding lasso peptide biosynthesis B2 protein → MVYHRIDASFASFESYVTRSFASISILCRRNRNLAEMTEEEAFAARHTIEGVKPFFFLRIACLESSLALVQYCFMKEKAVTWCIGVKLAPFSSHAWIEVNGKAVMQNSDIYQKMLEV, encoded by the coding sequence TTGGTTTATCATCGAATCGATGCCTCCTTCGCATCATTTGAATCATATGTTACGAGAAGTTTCGCAAGCATTTCAATTCTCTGTAGACGGAACAGAAACTTAGCAGAAATGACAGAAGAAGAGGCTTTTGCCGCAAGGCACACAATAGAAGGTGTAAAACCTTTCTTCTTCCTTCGGATCGCTTGTCTCGAATCTTCTCTTGCCCTAGTTCAGTACTGTTTTATGAAAGAGAAAGCGGTGACTTGGTGCATCGGAGTGAAACTAGCCCCTTTTTCGTCACATGCATGGATCGAAGTAAACGGAAAAGCTGTGATGCAAAATTCAGATATTTACCAGAAAATGTTAGAAGTTTAA
- the sigB gene encoding RNA polymerase sigma factor SigB, which translates to MSKHPHPTQLDELTPIELIEKYQRDGDSNAQDLLVAHYRSLVETLAFKFSRGSEALEDLIQVGMIGLLAAIRRYDADFGRSFESFAVPTIVGEIKRHIRDKTWSVHVPRRIKELGPRIKAAVEELTIKYQRSPKVAEIAEYLEVSQEEVLETMEMGRSYHAVSVDSPVEANNDGSQVTLLDLVGNQDSGFDQVDKKLLLEKVFPVLNEREQEILKLTFFENLSQKQVGEKLEISQMHVSRLQRRALKKLRQAIRMELTEII; encoded by the coding sequence ATGTCGAAACACCCACATCCTACCCAACTAGATGAGCTCACACCAATAGAGCTTATCGAAAAGTATCAGCGGGATGGGGATTCAAATGCTCAAGATCTCTTAGTGGCTCATTATCGTAGTCTAGTGGAGACGCTTGCTTTTAAGTTTTCACGGGGGTCAGAGGCATTAGAAGACTTGATTCAAGTAGGTATGATTGGGTTGCTTGCTGCGATCCGTCGGTATGATGCTGATTTTGGTAGAAGCTTCGAGAGTTTTGCCGTTCCTACGATTGTTGGGGAAATCAAACGTCATATTCGAGACAAGACTTGGAGCGTCCATGTACCAAGAAGAATTAAAGAACTGGGGCCCAGAATTAAAGCAGCAGTAGAAGAATTAACAATAAAATACCAACGGTCTCCCAAAGTGGCGGAGATTGCAGAATACCTCGAAGTAAGCCAAGAAGAAGTGTTAGAAACGATGGAGATGGGACGAAGCTATCACGCGGTATCGGTTGATAGTCCAGTAGAAGCTAACAACGATGGTAGCCAAGTCACGTTACTTGATTTGGTAGGGAATCAAGACAGTGGATTCGATCAGGTAGATAAAAAATTGCTGCTTGAAAAGGTTTTTCCTGTGTTAAATGAACGAGAACAAGAGATTTTGAAACTTACCTTCTTTGAAAATCTGAGCCAAAAGCAAGTGGGAGAGAAACTAGAGATCTCCCAAATGCATGTCTCTCGTCTCCAACGCCGTGCTCTAAAAAAATTACGTCAGGCCATTCGAATGGAGCTGACTGAGATTATATAG
- the rsbW gene encoding anti-sigma B factor RsbW, which translates to MNHQPLDLVRLTIPAKPDYVGLVRLAVSGIANRMGFSYDDIEDLKLAVSEACTNAVDHAYVGGDGDIDISYRIFPDRLEIQVLDRGNSFDVSEVEKRTGPISLEPSMTAVRERGLGLFLMKTLMDDVHITGDNGVMVQMTKYMRRNGVEPHVETPTSYPTR; encoded by the coding sequence ATGAACCATCAGCCTTTGGATTTAGTCCGACTAACCATTCCTGCCAAACCAGATTATGTAGGACTTGTAAGGTTAGCTGTTTCGGGAATCGCAAACCGCATGGGCTTTTCATACGACGACATTGAAGATCTCAAGTTAGCTGTTTCCGAAGCCTGTACCAATGCAGTCGATCATGCTTATGTTGGAGGAGATGGGGATATTGATATATCCTATCGGATTTTTCCTGATCGCTTAGAAATTCAAGTTTTAGATCGTGGAAACAGTTTTGATGTAAGCGAGGTGGAAAAGCGGACTGGTCCTATCAGTTTGGAGCCAAGTATGACTGCTGTGCGGGAACGTGGTCTTGGATTATTTTTAATGAAAACGTTAATGGATGATGTACACATCACTGGCGACAATGGTGTTATGGTACAGATGACCAAATACATGCGCAGGAACGGGGTGGAGCCGCATGTCGAAACACCCACATCCTACCCAACTAGATGA
- a CDS encoding STAS domain-containing protein — protein MNFVVKELPETSVGPTIAVEGEIDVYTAPQLREKLLPLCATEQTVTVNLREVEYIDSTGLGVLIGAYKAQRSVGGKLVLVGMNQRLQRLFRITGLDEVMEIEQKVQEDEKV, from the coding sequence GTGAATTTTGTGGTGAAGGAATTGCCAGAAACATCCGTTGGACCAACTATTGCGGTCGAGGGTGAGATAGATGTTTACACTGCTCCACAACTTCGGGAAAAACTCTTACCCCTTTGTGCGACAGAACAAACTGTTACCGTAAACTTACGTGAAGTAGAATATATTGATAGTACTGGCCTAGGTGTGCTGATTGGTGCATATAAAGCACAACGCTCTGTTGGAGGGAAATTAGTGCTTGTAGGAATGAATCAACGTCTGCAACGACTTTTTCGTATTACCGGCTTGGATGAAGTAATGGAAATTGAGCAAAAGGTCCAGGAGGATGAGAAAGTATGA
- a CDS encoding PP2C family protein-serine/threonine phosphatase, which produces MNQNLKNEYETLLTAYINEPLENHLYGAQRLSKWIMEQKVPPEEVVSFHLHTLKKLFPDLPSELKTSFDFLLEVMIGYGIQYQDTENLMNRQKELEYEIEVAVGMQQTLLPDAPPPMPGIDIGVWSAAAKRMSGDYYNFVHHKDSLGIAIADIIGKGIPAALCMSMIKYSMDRLEQPLSPSEVLRGLNTVVERNVDPNMFITMVYGVYDSSSHHFRYATAGHEPGLYYDSREKAFHELEAKGLVLGVSREVEYEEKEVLLQSGDALIFFSDGVSECRINGSFLERDQLTDLIGANLHLPAQQAVQAIYEHLLMMAGYQLQDDQTILIIKRA; this is translated from the coding sequence ATGAATCAAAATCTAAAGAATGAGTATGAAACGTTACTGACAGCTTATATAAACGAACCATTGGAGAACCATTTGTATGGTGCACAGCGGTTAAGCAAGTGGATTATGGAGCAAAAAGTTCCACCAGAAGAGGTTGTCAGTTTTCATCTCCACACCCTGAAGAAACTATTCCCAGATCTTCCTTCAGAATTAAAGACATCGTTTGACTTTCTATTAGAAGTGATGATCGGATATGGGATTCAATATCAAGACACTGAGAACTTAATGAACCGACAAAAAGAATTAGAATATGAGATAGAAGTAGCGGTAGGTATGCAGCAAACTTTATTACCAGACGCACCACCACCTATGCCCGGTATTGATATTGGAGTTTGGAGCGCTGCTGCCAAACGAATGAGTGGAGATTACTATAACTTTGTACATCATAAGGATTCGCTAGGAATTGCCATTGCCGATATTATCGGGAAAGGAATTCCGGCAGCTCTTTGTATGTCTATGATTAAATATTCGATGGATCGATTAGAACAACCACTGTCTCCTTCTGAAGTTTTGCGTGGGTTAAATACAGTTGTAGAACGCAACGTGGATCCCAATATGTTTATTACCATGGTATACGGGGTATATGATTCGTCGAGCCATCATTTTCGATATGCCACTGCTGGTCACGAACCAGGGCTATATTATGATTCGAGGGAAAAGGCTTTTCATGAATTAGAAGCGAAAGGCTTGGTCTTGGGTGTTTCGAGAGAGGTAGAATACGAGGAAAAAGAAGTTCTACTACAATCAGGGGATGCACTAATCTTCTTTTCTGATGGTGTCTCTGAATGTCGTATCAATGGATCCTTTTTGGAGAGAGATCAGTTGACTGATCTTATAGGTGCCAATCTCCATTTACCTGCTCAGCAAGCGGTACAGGCTATTTACGAACATTTGCTTATGATGGCTGGGTACCAATTACAAGATGATCAGACCATATTAATTATAAAAAGAGCCTAA